The genomic stretch GTTGATGGCATTCGACGAAATCGAAACCACCTTTGCAAAAACCGACAACCTTGCGATTGTCGTTGCGCCTGAAGATGGCAATGTCTTCACCCCAGAAACCCTCACCTTAATTCAAAACCTCACGGTCGATGCGTGGCAAATCCCATACTCAAGCCGTGTGGATTCCCTTGCCAATTATCAGCACACCGAAGCCATTGAAGACGACCTCTTGGTGGAAGACCTGCTGTATGAAGAATACGAGCACACGCCAGAGCGCATCGCCAAAGTAAAAAAGATCGCCCTAAACGAACCTCTGCTTAAGAACGCGTTGGTGTCGTCTTCTGGCGATGTGACGATTGTGAACGTGACCGTGCAATTGCCAGAAGTGGATAAAACCGCGGAAGTGCAAGAAGTGATCGCAGCAATCAACACCATGATCGCCAAGTATCAAGCCGATTACCCGAATGTCGAATTCCATAAAGCGGGCATCATTGCCATGAACAACGCCTTTATGATGTCGGCTCAAGAAGACAGCTCAACGTTGGTGCCATTAATGCTATTGGTGGTGTTGGTGTTCCTAACCTTTATGCTGCGCTCGTTCTTTAGTGTGGTCGCCACGTTGGTTGTAATTATCTCTTCGATTGTTGCCACCATGGGATTGTCTGGTTGGGCAGGGATGTTCCTCAGTACTCCAACGGTTAACGTTCCAACCTTAGTGCTAACGCTGGCTGTTGCCGATTGTGTTCACGTGATTGTGACCATGAGACAAGCGATGCAACGTGGCATGGAGAAAGCACAAGCCATTCAATACAGCATCAAGTTGAACGCGATGCCAATTTTGATTACCTCGGTGACTACTGCGATTGGCTTCTTAATGATGAACATGTCGGACTCTCCGGTATTACGAGACTTCGGTAACTTGTCAGCATTGGGTGTGATCATCGCGTGTATCCTCTCTGTGACTATGCTTCCTGCGCTGTTAAAACTGCTGCCAGTTAAGCGCTTGCCTGCGAGTTCTTCGGCGGCAGGTAAAGTGACCTTTATGGATAAACTGGGTGACTTTGTGGTAACCAACCGTAAAGCACTGTTGCCTGTTTCTACTCTTGTGATTGTCGGCGCTGCCGCGTTAATTCCACTCAACAAAGTGAACGATGAATCGGTGAAGTATTTCGATACTTCGAGTGAATTCAGACAAGCGGCGGACTTCATGGAAGAGACCGTAAGCGGCATGACGACACTGAGCATTGCAGTGAAAACCAACGAGTCTCAAGCAATCGCTGATCCTGTGTTCTTGCAAGCGATTGGCGACTTTACTGAATGGCTACGCGTTCAACCAGAAACTGACCATGTGGCAACGCTTTCAGATGTTTACATGCGTTTGAATAAGAACATGCACGGCGATGATGACAGCTACTACCAATTGCCGCTTAACCGTGAACTTGCCGCGCAATATCTGCTGCTTTATGAGATGTCTCTGCCGTACGGCTTGGATTTGAACAACCAGATCAACGTCGATAAGTCATCGATCAAAATGGTACTTACTGTCGACAACCTTGGCAGCGTTGAGCTAGTGGAACTCGAAGAGCGCATTTACTCATGGTTTGCAGCCAATGCACCTCAGTATGAAGTAGTCGCGTCGAGCCCATCACTCATGTTTGCTCACATTGGCGAAACCAACATGGCAAGCATGCTCTCGACTCTGCCTATCACCTTAGTGCTTATCTCTGGCTTGATGATCTTTGCGTTGCGTTCAGTTCGCTTAGGCATGATCAGCCTAGTGCCAAACATTGCGCCTGCAATTATTGGCTTTGGTTTATGGGCGCTTATCTCCGGTGAAATCAACCTTGGTTTGTCAGTGGTGGTTACGCTCACTCTGGGTATCGTGGTTGATGATGCGGTGCACTTCTTAAGCAAATACCAGCGCGCACGATTAGAAGGTAAATCAGCGGAAGAAGCGGTTCGATATGCCTTCCACACCGTTGGCCGCGCATTGTGGATCACCACAGTCGTGCTTGTGGCTGGCTTTTCTGTACTGGCGATGTCGAGCTTCAGACTCAATTCAGACATGGGTTTACTCAGCGCGATAGTGATTTTCATTGCGCTGGTGGTCGACTTCATCTTGTTACCGAGCTTACTGATGATCTTCGACAAACAGACTCACTACGAACCAAAGTCATCCGCTAAAGCTCAATCCAACCCGTCTAACCCAGCAGCCGAACTGTCTACTTCGACTAAATAAGGAATCGTCAGCCTGCTGCGGTGGGCTGACTCAAGGAGAAATTTATGAAAAGCGTTAAACAATCATTCGTTACTACATTATTCACACTGAGCACACTCGCGGCTTTCCCTGTGTTAGCCGATCCAGCGAAAGGCTTAGAAATTGCAGAACAACGTAAAGCCGTTGATGTCGGGTGGGGCGATTCTGTCGCGACCATGGAAATGCTACTTCGCAACAAACAGGGCGAAAGCAGTACGCGACTAATGCGATTGAAATCATTAGAAGTCGATGACGATGGCGACAAAGGTTTAACCATTTTTGATGAGCCGCGTGACGTAAAAGGCACGGCTTTCTTAAACCATTCACACATCACTAAATCGGATGACCAATGGTTGTATCTGCCTGCATTGAAGCGTGTAAAGCGCATCTCTTCACGTAACAAATCGGGCCCGTTTATGGGCAGTGAATTTGCTTATGAAGACTTAAGCTCGTTCGAGCTAGAAAAGTACACCTTCAACTACATTGAAGACGCGAAACTGGAAGGCGTAGACACCTTTGTTTTAGAGCAAGTGCCGACCGACAAAAACTCTGGTTACACCATGCAAAAAGTATGGCTAGACCAACAATACTACCGCCCAATTCAGGTTGAGTTTTACGATCGCAAAGGCGCACTGTTGAAGACTCTATCGTTCCAAGATTACAAACAATATCTGAACCAATACTGGCGCGCTCACACCATGGCGATGCAAAACCATCAAACAGGCAAGAGCACCGTATTAACCACAACAGATTTGGCGTTCCAGACCGGTCTTAAAGACAAGGACTTCCAAAAAAACACGCTTAAACGTGCTAAGTAAGGCAAGAATATGAAAAGGATTGTGGCAACAGGAACCCAGTTATCCTTAACCTTGGCAGCGACAGTCGGGCTTATGCAGGTCTCGCTGCCATGTGTGGCGGCCGGCTTTAGTCCGGATCTCTCAGGGCAGGTTAACATTGAACATAGGCAGTTCTTTAGTGACGGTTTACAAGGGCAGGATAAAGGACAAAGCTCACTGGTGTTACAGCCAGAGTTTTACTGGGAACAAGAAGAGGGCAATGGCAGCTTTACCTTCACCCCGTTTTATCGCCTAGACAGCGAGGATGATGAGCGAACTCATGGAGACATTCGAGAAGCCTTATACCTAACCTATTGGGATGATTACGAACTGCGAGCCGGTGTTGGCAAAGTGTTTTGGGGCGTGACTGAATCGGCGCATCTGGTCGATGTGGTAAACCAAACCGATGCCATTGAATCGGTCGATGGTGAATCCAAGTTGGGTCAGCCTATGGTTCATTTCACCTCGATAAAAGACTGGGGAACCATAGACGCCATGTTACTGCCGTATTTTCGTGAACGTACCTTTGCGGGCGAAGACGGACGATTAAGGCCAACGGTACCCGTTTCGGATGATGCGCTTTACGAATCTTCGCGAGAAGAAAAGCATGTGGATGTAGCGCTACGCTATAGCCAAATGTACGGCGATTGGGATGTCGGTTTAAGCTATTTAGGCGGCACAAACCGCGACCCTTATTACCGTGTGCAAGGCAACCAGCTCAAGCCATACTATGCACAAATGCAGCATTTCGGATTGGATGTGCAGGGCATTATTGGCGACTGGTTATGGAAGCTGGAAAGCATTTATCGCGATAGCTACGACAACCATACAGGCGTAGCAACAGGCTTTGAATACACCTGGGTTGGGGCGCTTGAATCGTACTGGGACATTGGCTTCATCGCTGAATACTTGTATGACAGCCGGGGTAATAACGCCCAAACCATCGGCCAAAACGATGTGTTCCTTGGGGCACGTTTCGCCTTGAACGATGAAGACGGCACCGAAGTTCTTACAGGCATCACCCAAGACTTGGACAACAGCGATGTCTACAGTGCAAAGCTCGAAGCATCGAGTCGCATCAATAACAACCTCAAGTGGCGACTCAACGCTTGGTTGTTTGAGAACGAAACTCCAGAAGACTTGTTGTTCTTTGCTCGCAAGGATGATTTTGTTGAGGTGGCGTTGGAATATTATTTCTAATGTTGGTTTGGTGGGGCGTTCTTGTTAAAGAGGGCGTCTCAGATTTAAGACGCGCTATGTTTATAATGTTCAACGTCATCTTTTTATAAAATAGAGCAAATAATCGAATAGTCCTAAAGGTAAGATGGTTATATTTTTCGAGTATCTATAACCTCCGAATATGCATGTAAATCGTGCTGGTGGTATCGGCCCTAAGGGATTTATGAATTTATTTGATTGGGATAAAAACTTTGAGACAGGCATTGGTGTTGTTGATGAACAGCATCAATACCTTGTTGGTTTTATCAACCATTACGGAAACCTGTTGTCGGAGAATACGATCTCTATAGACGACATTAACATCGCTTTACTCGATCTCACGCGCTATGCAGAATTCCACTTTAAAGAAGAAGAATCTTTGATGAGAGAGCGTGGCGTTTATGACTTACACATAGAAGAACACGTCAAAGTGCATCGTGTGTTTATGCAAGACATCTACAGCATGCAAGCCTTCATCTTGGAAGAAGATCAGGCGTCAGCACGTCAGCTACTGGACTTCCTCATCCATTGGCTTGCTTACCACATCCTTGGAATCGACCAAAATATGGCGCGACAAATGGTCGCCATAGAAGAGGGCGCAACACCTCAACGAGCCTTTGAGGCAGAAGAAAAGCGGCAAGACTCTTCGACTGTCCCTTTACTGGCCGCGCTTAAAGGCTTATTCGAACAAGTCTCTGAACGAAACAAACAGTTGTTACGCTTCAATCAGGAACTCGAAGACAAAGTCGAAGAACGTACCGCAGAATTGAAACGAGCGAATAAGAAGCTCGAAGAACTCTCGTTAACCGATTCACTTACGGATTTGCCTAACCGTCGTTGCGCTTTTAAACAGTTAGCTTTGCATTGGCAAGAATCGAAAGAATTTGGCATGCCTTTAGTGTGCATTATGATTGATGCCGACAACTTCAAGCGCATTAATGACACAAGTGGTCATGATGCAGGCGACTTGGTGCTACAAACGCTCTCGCGTGAACTGAAAAACACGTTCCGTAACGATGATATTGTGTGTCGATTAGGGGGCGATGAGTTCTTGGTGATTTGCCCGGATACCGATCTTAATGGGGGCATGCACATCGCAGAAACGACGCGACAGAAAGTGTCTGAATTAGAGGTCGAAACCGGCAACCAAGCTTGGATTGGTAGCATCAGTGTCGGTGTGGCGGAAATGACCCAAGAATTCGAAACCATGAATGAATTGATTAAAGCGGCTGACGAGTCCGTTTATCTAGCGAAAGATGCGGGTAAGAACAGCGTTTGTTCTATTCAGATCTAGCCTTCAGGTCATTTCCAAATTAAGAAGTGGAACCTGTAATTGTTCCACTTCTTCCTACTCCTCATTAATATCCTGTTAAATTTGCCGTGTTTTTAGTCAATAACTTGTTCTTTTAGCGATTCAATTTGGCATTAGAAGCGTGTTTGATTACTATGTGTAGCTATCTAAAAAAACTAATCATCCGATACGGACACTACCAACTGGTAGATGAGGAAATGATGCAACATCTAGAAGAGATCATTGCTAATGCAACGACTGCTATTGATACAGCAGATTCGTTAGTCGCACTTGATGAAGTGCGAGTTCAGTATTTAGGTAAGAAGGGTGAACTAACTCTTCAACTACAAAGCCTAGGTAAACTTCCACCTGAAGAGCGTCGCACTGCTGGTCAAGAGATCAACAAAGCGAAAGGTGCTGTTCAACAAGCGATCGCAGCTCGCAAAGACGCACTACAACGTGCAGAGCTTGAAGCGAAACTAGCTGAAGAAACTATCGATGTGAGCCTACCAGGTCGTCGCATTGAGAACGGTGGTCTTCACCCAGTTACACGCACAGTTGAGCGTATCGAACAGTTCTTTGGTGAGCTTGGCTTTAGCACTGAGTCTGGCCCTGAGATCGAAGATGCATTCCACAACTTTGATGCACTAAACATCGCAGACGATCACCCAGCTCGTACTGATCACGATACTTTCTTCTTCAACCCTGATCTAATGCTACGTACGCACACTTCTGGTGTTCAAATCCGTACGATGGAAAACGGCAAACCGCCATTCCGCTTCATTGCTCCGGGTCGTGTTTACCGTAACGACTACGATCAAACTCACACGCCAATGTTCCACCAAGTGGAAGGTATGTTAGTTGATGAGAACGTAAACTTCGCACAACTTAAAGGCATTCTTAACGATTTCCTTTGTAACTTCTTTGAAGAAGAAGTTGAAGTGCGTTTCCGTCCTTCATTCTTCCCGTTCACAGAGCCTTCAGCTGAAGTTGACGTGAAACGTAAAGATGGCAAATGGCTAGAAGTTCTAGGCTGTGGCATGGTTCATCCTAACGTACTTCGCTCTGTTGGCATCGACCCTGAGAAATACTCTGGTTTTGCATTCGGTATGGGTGTAGAGCGTCTAACGATGCTTCGTTACGGCGTAAATGACCTTCGTGCGTTCTTCGAGAACGACCTTCGTTTCCTTAAACAATTCAAGTAATCCGGAGCAGTCAAAACTATGAAATTCAGTGAATCTTGGCTACGCGAGTGGGTTAAACCTGCAATTAACAGCGAAGAGCTAGCTCACCAAATCACTATGGCTGGTTTGGAAGTTGACGATGTAGAACCTGTTGCTGGTGAATTCACCGGCGTTAAAGTAGGTAAAGTGGTTGAGTGCGGTCAGCACCCAGACGCAGACAAACTACAAGTTACAAAAATTGATATCGGCGAAGAAGAGCTGTTAGACATCGTATGCGGTGCATCTAACTGTCGTCTTGGCCTAACTGTAGCAGTAGCAACAGTTGGCGCAGTACTTCCTGGTGACTTCAAAATCAAGAAAGCAAAACTACGTGGCGTTCCATCGCACGGCATGCTTTGTTCTTTCTCTGAGCTAGGTATCGACGTAGAGTCTGACGGCATCCTTGAGCTGCCTGAAGGCACAACGCTAGGTATGGACGTTCGTGAGCTTCTTGAGCTTAACGACGTAACTATCGACGTAGACCTAACAGCAAACCGCGCAGACTGCTTCAGCATCCGTGGCCTTGCTCGTGAAGTTGGCGTACTAAACCGCGCAGACGTTACAGAGCCAACAGTTGAAGCTGTTGCAACAAGCATTGAAGACACAGTATCTGTTGAAATCAAAGCAACTGATGCTTGTCCACGTTACCTTGGCCGTGTGGTTAAGAACGTAAACGTGAAAGCGGAATCTCCAATCTGGATGCAAGAAAAACTGCGTCGTTGTGGTATCCGTTCAATCGACCCAGTTGTAGACATCACAAACTACGTGATGCTAGAGCAAGGCCAACCAATGCACGCATTTGATCTTGCTAAGATCGAAGGCGGTATCGTGGTTCGTCTAGCAGAGCAGGGCGAAAAGCTAACACTTCTAGATGGCAACGAAGCTGAACTAAACAGCAACACACTTGTTATCGCTGACCACAACAAAGCACTAGCAATCGCTGGTATCTTTGGCGGTCAAGATTCAGGTGTTACGACCGAAACAACAGACGTACTTCTTGAAGCGGCATTCTTCGCACCGGATCACATCCGTGGTCGCGCACGTGCTTACGGCCTTCATACTGATTCTTCTCTACGTTTCGAACGTGGTGTTGATTCAACACTTCAAGCAGCAGCAATGGAGCGTGCAACACAGCTTCTAGTTGAAATCTGTGGTGGTGAAGTTGCGCCAGTAAACGGCAGCGAATCTGAAGCTGATCTTCCTAAAGCAAACGTAGTTGCTCTACGTCGCGCTAAGCTAGACAGCCTGCTAGGTCACGAAATCCCATCTACAGACGTAGTGGAAATTCTTACTCGCCTAGGTTGTACTGTTTCTGTTGTAGAAGATACGGAAACGACAGAAGCTGGTTGGACGGCAACGTCTCCATCTTGGCGTTTTGATATCGCAATCGAGCAAGACCTAATTGAAGAAGTAGGTCGTATCTACGGTTACGATAACATTCCAAACCAAGCGCCTAAAGCGGCACTTAAAATGAATGACCACAAAGAAGCTGACCAACCGCTTAAGCGCGTTCGTGACCTTCTTGTAGACCGTGGCTACCACGAAGCAATCACATACAGCTTCGTAGAACCAGAACAGCAAAAACTTGTTGTACCTGGTGTTGAGCCACTAATCCTGCCATTCCCAATCTCTGCGGACATGTCAGCAATGCGTCTTGGCCTAATTCAAGGTCTTCTAAACACAGTTGTTCACAACCAGAAGCGTCAACAGTCTCGCGTTCGTCTATTCGAATCAGGCCTACGTTTCATCCCTGAAGCAACAGCTGAAAACGGCATGCGCCAAGAAATGATGCTTGCGGGCGTTATCTCTGGTACTCGTGGCGAAGAGCACTGGGATATTGCAACTAACACTGTAGATTTCTTCGATCTTAAAGGTGACCTAGAAGCAGTTCTTGAGCTTTCAGCAAACGAAATCGCATACAGCTTCAAAGCAGCTAAGCACCCAGCACTTCACCCAGGTCAAACTGCGGCTATCGTAGTAGACGGCAAAGAAGTGGGTATCATTGGTACTGTTCACCCAGAACTAGAGCGTAAGTTTGGTCTTAACGGCCGTACTATCGTATTCGAAATCGAATGGGCAGCTATCAACACTCGCGTGCTTCCAGAAGCAGTAGCTGTATCTAAGTTCCCTGCAAACCGTCGTGATATCGCAGTAGTTGTTGACGAAGCAGTTGCTTCTGGCGACATCGTAGAAGCGTGTATCGCTGCTGGTGGCGAATTCCTAACAGGCGCTAAGCTGTTCGACGTATACGTTGGTCAAGGCGTTGAAGAAGGTAAGAAGAGCCTAGCAATCGCACTTAGCCTACAGTCTGTAGAGCGCACACTTGAAGATGCAGACATCGCTGGTTCAGTAGATGCTATCGTAGCTTCAATCTCAGAGAAATTCGGCGCAGCACTTCGCGACTAATCTCTTCTGATAGATAGAAAACCAAAGGCCTCGCAATGCGAGGCCTTTTTTAAATCTAGTTCATATTTATCTGTCTTTGCACATCTCAATGATTTCATCAATAATCGTGACCATATCTTCACAAACTTCATCTGCTTGTATCGAATGTATATATTCTTCTTTATCAAACTTCACTTTAAAATACTTATTAATGCCATCTAATACTGGTTTTACGTCTTTACTGAATAACCCTTCAGTGTTGCTAGCTCTATCGGAGTTCTTATACGTCGGTGGTACAACAAGTCCATGTTCATCTGTAAGGTAATCTTTAACAGCATTTACATCTTTAGAGATATTAGAATTTCTACAATTATTTGTGATATAACGGCTAATAGCTTCAGGAATGATCAAGTAATTCTCAATTTCTCGTCTCCTTAAAGTTCTGTATTTCATTATTGCATGTTTAGCTGAATCATCTTTTTGAACATCGCACCCGTTATTGTGAAGATGACAGTTGGTCGTGGAATAGTTTTCATCATCTAAGTCTCTTAAGCTATATGCTAAGATATGATTTCCTGTCTCTTGCGCTATTTTTTGGTTTAGCTCAATAATTAGGGTTTTACGTTCTTTGTGCTTCTTATTAGTAACCCATTCAACGATGTTATTTGGCCATACTTTCCCCAGTCTTTGGCAAAGGGTTCGAAGAACACGGCCGTCACTCGAGTTTTCGATTAATAATACATTTTTGTGTTCTATGATCGAGTCTAATAGGGGGAAATACTTGCTTCCCAGTCCTTCTAGAACAAGGACTTTTTCTTCATTATTTTTTAGATAGTTAGCTTTATAGTTTTCAACATGTAAAACTTTTGGGTAGTTAATTAGCTTAATTAACTCAGAGCTGTGGCTAACTAGTAATATCTGCTTGTTATATTCATTACATACTTTTTCTAGTTTTTCTATCAAAAGAGATTGAAGTGATGAATGTAGATGTGCATCCGGTTCGTCAAGCAACAATACGTTATTGTTTCGGTCTAGAGCGAGAGCAAATACGCTTAACCATTGTAAAAAGCCACTGCCTTCAACCATTAGATCTCTTTTACTAGTGTTATTTCTTTCCTTTACTCTTGTTTCTGGATTTTTAACCAAGTCAAGTACATCGACATTAATAAAATTATGAAACTTACTATCAAATTGATGTACATATAGATTTACATGAAATACTTCGGCTAGAATTTCTTTTAGTTGTCGCCATTCCGTTTTTATTTTACTTAGGCATAGTTGGTCTGACTGTGTTAATCTCAGTTTATTAGGGAACAGCTCATCTCTCTTTGTTTGAATGGTAATTTCATGTGCTTCATGTAGATCTAAAAGTAGATTTCGTATTACCGAGCCTGCCTGTCCTTTCCCTATTAGTTTTCGTCGATCAGCGACAGATAACCAATTTTCATTTTCATTCATTCCTCCAAAAGGTGGAAGGTAGGCAATTGTTGGGATGTTATCTTCCTCAGTAAGATTGGAGTCGGATTTCTTAATGGCAAAATTATTTCCGTTAAGTGTAAATGCGAGCTCCAGAAATAGGTTTCTATTGTCATACCCCTTCCAACCTACTTTTATCTTAAGTGAATATGAACCATTGGTTTTTTGATCTTTCCAAAGATATTTTAAAGACGGTATGCTGATGGGAGAGAACGTTTCTGGGGGGATGCCAAGTCCTTTTTTGTCGGTGTCATAGTTTGCAAGTAAAGATTCTTGACCTCTATAGTTGATCAAAAGAATTTTTGCATACTCCCAGACTGCTAGAGCATGCAGGAGACTAGTTTTTCCTGAATTATTGACTCCTGAAATGAGAGTCAACCCGCTGTCGTTAAGGTCAACATTGATCTCATCAAATTTCTTAAAATTATTTAACGCTAACAGATTCACACTCTACTTCCTTGAATTCACACTTCGTTTAACAGAGAACTAACTCTTATAATAAGAAAGCTAAACTATCAGTATATTGTATGATTTTCATGTATTTATACTCTGATTGTGAATTGAATCGTGATTGGGATGATTCGAAAAATGTTTTTGGTTTGGATTGAACGGAAGAACTGTTGACCCGTCTACAACTTCACACTTTATAGTGTCTATATTGATTGAGAGTGGCGCTTTCTGTGTTCCCTCCAAAGTAAGTAGAGATACACTATGAAACGTTTAATTCTAAACATCACACTCTTGGTATTCATGACACTTGGTAGCATGAGTGCCATGGCTCATGATTCAACGGTTAAGTACGGTATTGCGATATCTCACGATGGTGAGCAAATTGCTTATGGCAAAAGTGGGAGCGGGGAGACGGCGCTGATCTTCATTCATGGTTGGAGCTTAGACAGTAGGCTGTGGCAAAACCAAGTGAGTGAGTTTTCAAAGCAGTACCAAGTGATCACCATGGACTTAGCAGGGCACGGTAACTCATCGTTCAACCGAGAAGAGTACACCATGGTCTCGTTCGCTGAAGATATCAAAGCCGTAATTGAGAAAGAACAACTCGAATCCGTCATCTTAGTAGGGCATTCAATGGCGGGTGGTGTTATTGCTGAAGCCGCTAAACTGATGCCGAAAAGAGTGAAGGGCATTATTGGTGTCGATACATCGCAAAATGTCACACTAGCTGTTTCTCAAAGCGACCTAGATGCGATGACCATACCATTTGAAGCAGACTTCCAAGCGGGCATTACTATGTTCGTGAAAGACTCGCTACCAAAAGACGTAGACACGGATTTACTTTACTGGGTAACGCAAGACATGGCGTCAGCACCGCCAGCTATCGCGATAAACCAGTTCCGCCATTATCTAGGCCAATACGTGACAGGCGAAGCCCACCGCGTGTATGAGAACGTGAACGTACCAGTAATATTGGTCAACGCTCGCCTATGGCCAACAGATTCAGAAGCGAACAAGAAACACATCAAGGATTACAGCATTTACTACATTGAAGACTCAGGCCACTTCCCAATGCTAGAGCAACCGCAGCAGTTCAACACAACGTTGATGAAAGCGGTGAAGTCAGTGAAGTAGGGTGGTTGCACGTGAGAATAGGCTGATAATCCCCTCCTAACCTCCCCTTGATTTACATCTCCAATATCTTGTTGGTAATTGGAAAGGGGAGGAACTGAATACCGATCGCTACATGTGCTGCTATATGTTCAGCGGCAAAGAATGTTCTCCCCCTCGGACGTATATCTAATGAGATCGGTGAACTCCATTTGAGGGGGAGCTAGAGGGGGAGGTTTGGGTTTAATTGAACCGTTCCACGGAGTTTCATTAACTG from Vibrio pomeroyi encodes the following:
- a CDS encoding GGDEF domain-containing protein; translated protein: MHVNRAGGIGPKGFMNLFDWDKNFETGIGVVDEQHQYLVGFINHYGNLLSENTISIDDINIALLDLTRYAEFHFKEEESLMRERGVYDLHIEEHVKVHRVFMQDIYSMQAFILEEDQASARQLLDFLIHWLAYHILGIDQNMARQMVAIEEGATPQRAFEAEEKRQDSSTVPLLAALKGLFEQVSERNKQLLRFNQELEDKVEERTAELKRANKKLEELSLTDSLTDLPNRRCAFKQLALHWQESKEFGMPLVCIMIDADNFKRINDTSGHDAGDLVLQTLSRELKNTFRNDDIVCRLGGDEFLVICPDTDLNGGMHIAETTRQKVSELEVETGNQAWIGSISVGVAEMTQEFETMNELIKAADESVYLAKDAGKNSVCSIQI
- the pheS gene encoding phenylalanine--tRNA ligase subunit alpha — encoded protein: MQHLEEIIANATTAIDTADSLVALDEVRVQYLGKKGELTLQLQSLGKLPPEERRTAGQEINKAKGAVQQAIAARKDALQRAELEAKLAEETIDVSLPGRRIENGGLHPVTRTVERIEQFFGELGFSTESGPEIEDAFHNFDALNIADDHPARTDHDTFFFNPDLMLRTHTSGVQIRTMENGKPPFRFIAPGRVYRNDYDQTHTPMFHQVEGMLVDENVNFAQLKGILNDFLCNFFEEEVEVRFRPSFFPFTEPSAEVDVKRKDGKWLEVLGCGMVHPNVLRSVGIDPEKYSGFAFGMGVERLTMLRYGVNDLRAFFENDLRFLKQFK
- a CDS encoding efflux RND transporter permease subunit translates to METVMEHDSQKPAFDHQNRDNRNVENADLNNSWHSIPTKRSFIVLLVAFSIIMLSALGAKNLYFRGDYNIFFEGTNKQLMAFDEIETTFAKTDNLAIVVAPEDGNVFTPETLTLIQNLTVDAWQIPYSSRVDSLANYQHTEAIEDDLLVEDLLYEEYEHTPERIAKVKKIALNEPLLKNALVSSSGDVTIVNVTVQLPEVDKTAEVQEVIAAINTMIAKYQADYPNVEFHKAGIIAMNNAFMMSAQEDSSTLVPLMLLVVLVFLTFMLRSFFSVVATLVVIISSIVATMGLSGWAGMFLSTPTVNVPTLVLTLAVADCVHVIVTMRQAMQRGMEKAQAIQYSIKLNAMPILITSVTTAIGFLMMNMSDSPVLRDFGNLSALGVIIACILSVTMLPALLKLLPVKRLPASSSAAGKVTFMDKLGDFVVTNRKALLPVSTLVIVGAAALIPLNKVNDESVKYFDTSSEFRQAADFMEETVSGMTTLSIAVKTNESQAIADPVFLQAIGDFTEWLRVQPETDHVATLSDVYMRLNKNMHGDDDSYYQLPLNRELAAQYLLLYEMSLPYGLDLNNQINVDKSSIKMVLTVDNLGSVELVELEERIYSWFAANAPQYEVVASSPSLMFAHIGETNMASMLSTLPITLVLISGLMIFALRSVRLGMISLVPNIAPAIIGFGLWALISGEINLGLSVVVTLTLGIVVDDAVHFLSKYQRARLEGKSAEEAVRYAFHTVGRALWITTVVLVAGFSVLAMSSFRLNSDMGLLSAIVIFIALVVDFILLPSLLMIFDKQTHYEPKSSAKAQSNPSNPAAELSTSTK
- a CDS encoding outer membrane lipoprotein-sorting protein, with product MKSVKQSFVTTLFTLSTLAAFPVLADPAKGLEIAEQRKAVDVGWGDSVATMEMLLRNKQGESSTRLMRLKSLEVDDDGDKGLTIFDEPRDVKGTAFLNHSHITKSDDQWLYLPALKRVKRISSRNKSGPFMGSEFAYEDLSSFELEKYTFNYIEDAKLEGVDTFVLEQVPTDKNSGYTMQKVWLDQQYYRPIQVEFYDRKGALLKTLSFQDYKQYLNQYWRAHTMAMQNHQTGKSTVLTTTDLAFQTGLKDKDFQKNTLKRAK
- the pheT gene encoding phenylalanine--tRNA ligase subunit beta, translating into MKFSESWLREWVKPAINSEELAHQITMAGLEVDDVEPVAGEFTGVKVGKVVECGQHPDADKLQVTKIDIGEEELLDIVCGASNCRLGLTVAVATVGAVLPGDFKIKKAKLRGVPSHGMLCSFSELGIDVESDGILELPEGTTLGMDVRELLELNDVTIDVDLTANRADCFSIRGLAREVGVLNRADVTEPTVEAVATSIEDTVSVEIKATDACPRYLGRVVKNVNVKAESPIWMQEKLRRCGIRSIDPVVDITNYVMLEQGQPMHAFDLAKIEGGIVVRLAEQGEKLTLLDGNEAELNSNTLVIADHNKALAIAGIFGGQDSGVTTETTDVLLEAAFFAPDHIRGRARAYGLHTDSSLRFERGVDSTLQAAAMERATQLLVEICGGEVAPVNGSESEADLPKANVVALRRAKLDSLLGHEIPSTDVVEILTRLGCTVSVVEDTETTEAGWTATSPSWRFDIAIEQDLIEEVGRIYGYDNIPNQAPKAALKMNDHKEADQPLKRVRDLLVDRGYHEAITYSFVEPEQQKLVVPGVEPLILPFPISADMSAMRLGLIQGLLNTVVHNQKRQQSRVRLFESGLRFIPEATAENGMRQEMMLAGVISGTRGEEHWDIATNTVDFFDLKGDLEAVLELSANEIAYSFKAAKHPALHPGQTAAIVVDGKEVGIIGTVHPELERKFGLNGRTIVFEIEWAAINTRVLPEAVAVSKFPANRRDIAVVVDEAVASGDIVEACIAAGGEFLTGAKLFDVYVGQGVEEGKKSLAIALSLQSVERTLEDADIAGSVDAIVASISEKFGAALRD
- a CDS encoding AAA family ATPase; amino-acid sequence: MNLLALNNFKKFDEINVDLNDSGLTLISGVNNSGKTSLLHALAVWEYAKILLINYRGQESLLANYDTDKKGLGIPPETFSPISIPSLKYLWKDQKTNGSYSLKIKVGWKGYDNRNLFLELAFTLNGNNFAIKKSDSNLTEEDNIPTIAYLPPFGGMNENENWLSVADRRKLIGKGQAGSVIRNLLLDLHEAHEITIQTKRDELFPNKLRLTQSDQLCLSKIKTEWRQLKEILAEVFHVNLYVHQFDSKFHNFINVDVLDLVKNPETRVKERNNTSKRDLMVEGSGFLQWLSVFALALDRNNNVLLLDEPDAHLHSSLQSLLIEKLEKVCNEYNKQILLVSHSSELIKLINYPKVLHVENYKANYLKNNEEKVLVLEGLGSKYFPLLDSIIEHKNVLLIENSSDGRVLRTLCQRLGKVWPNNIVEWVTNKKHKERKTLIIELNQKIAQETGNHILAYSLRDLDDENYSTTNCHLHNNGCDVQKDDSAKHAIMKYRTLRRREIENYLIIPEAISRYITNNCRNSNISKDVNAVKDYLTDEHGLVVPPTYKNSDRASNTEGLFSKDVKPVLDGINKYFKVKFDKEEYIHSIQADEVCEDMVTIIDEIIEMCKDR